Part of the Deltaproteobacteria bacterium genome is shown below.
TTGAAGGCGTAACGACCCAATCAGGCCGGGCATCCAAAGGGCGCAAACACCTCAAAATTGGGGCTTGTCATTTTGCATTCCCGACTGTCCGCCTATTTACGGCAGCAAAGGGGATGATGGCGGATAGAAGACGACAGTGAAACAGGTGCCAACTTCAGGGTTGTTTTCCAGAAATATGGCGCCCCCCATCGATTCGATGAGCGTTTTTGAGATATAGAGGCCCAGGCCGGTCCCCTTGGTCCCGGCTCTTACATTTTTTCCACGGTAAAATTTATCGAATATTTTCTCCCTTTCGCTCGCTGGTATGCCCGGGCCCCTGTCTTCCACCTGCACGCTCGCCTCCACTCCTTTTTTGAATTCCACACGTACGGCGACGCCAGATCCTTCGGGGCTGTATTTGATAGCATTTTCCAGGAGATTGGAAACCACGACCTTCACAGCAGTCGGGTTCAACCTCAGCGTTGGAAGGTTTCCTGCCAGCTCAAAATGGATGAGCACTCCCTTTTCATCGGCCTGTCTTGAGAGGATTGAAATGACTTGACGGACGGTTTCCGCAAGAGAAATATCTTGCTCAGGGAGAAGATAATCGCCGGTCTCAAGCCTGGCGAGCAAAAGCATTTCTTCTGTTATTGAATTCAGGGAATGGGAACACTCTTTGATGACCCCTGCACAGTGTCGGTATTTTTCAGGGGTCATGAGATGGTTTCCGGCAATTCTCTCGGAATACCCGCCGATGATGACCAACTGGTTTCTCAACTCATGAAACAGCATGTCTTGAAAATCGGTTTGCTGCGATTCCCTTACCTTGAGTTTTTCGACCTCGGCGCCCAGATGCCTTTTCTTCATTTCTCTTGCAATCAGCCGATCGACCTTGAGCAACACCTCTTTGACCGAGAAGGGCTTTGGAATATAGTCATCGGCCCCCATCTCGATTCCCTTCAGTTTTTCTTTGACCGAACCGAGGGCGGTGAGCATAATGATCGGGATCTCGGATATGTCTTCCCGTTCATGATTGCGAACGATCCTGCAAATTTGCCACCCGTCCATCCCGGGAAGCATAATGTCTAAAAGGATCAGATCGGGCCTTTCCTCTTCGATCAAGCGGCAGGCCGACGGACCGTTCAATGCGCTTATTGTGAGGTATCCCTTCCTGCTGAGATTGTATTCCAGCATACAAGCCAGGTCCTCGTCATCCTCCACAATCAGTATCCTTCCGTTTGCCATGCGATCGCCTCTGTAAAGAAGTCCAGCTGTGTTTATTGCGAGAAAATAGGTTTCGCTGAAATTGTATTAATGTGTACAAGCCAGGCTCTCCCCGTCTTCCCGAAGTAATATTTTTATTTCTTATATATCAATAAGTTGAATCATATACCCGTTTCATGCCTCTTGGGAGACAGGCGCCATTGATATCGATGCACAGTTGAACCCACGGGTATTAGAAATGTATTAGCGTGGGATTAGGTTTCTGCCGTTATAACTTCACGGCCGAAGCCCTTTCTGCTGATTCTTCGGGTGGGGTTTGCAGTGTGCCCGTGAAAGGATGGCCCGAGAGCGGCCGACAAACACCCGACGGCGTCACTGCGGACAAGGATCATGCTTGAGGGGGGTGCCTTGTACCGGCTCACCCAATCCTAATATGCATCAAATTCTTTCCTAATAAACCCCTCCTATGTTGCGGATCATGTGAATTTGCATCGCGCATCGGGTCGTGTATTCAGTCATTCGCTCCACACGGGGGCCGCGGGCCCGAATCATCGCTACCAACTAAGGAAAGGAGGTGTTGGACGGACTTTTTAACGGAAGGTTAACGGGACCCTAACAAAAATCTAACAATTCAGGACCATGGTAGTCGAAAACGAACTCGAGGCGGATGGTTCACCCGGGATTAGGCGGACCCTCTTTATAACACTTTCAATTCTATGGAGGAAAAAATGAAAATAAAAGGTATTGGAATCGCAGCGTTTCTTGTGGCAGGACTTTTTGCGGGGAATATGGCGTGGGCAGGAAACATTGTGATCAAGGGATCGACGACCGTGCTTCCCATTGCACAGAAAACCGCTGAGGCGTACATGAAACAGAACCCGGATGTAAAGATATCCATTTCGGGCGGCGGGTCCGGCAATGGGAT
Proteins encoded:
- a CDS encoding response regulator; translated protein: MANGRILIVEDDEDLACMLEYNLSRKGYLTISALNGPSACRLIEEERPDLILLDIMLPGMDGWQICRIVRNHEREDISEIPIIMLTALGSVKEKLKGIEMGADDYIPKPFSVKEVLLKVDRLIAREMKKRHLGAEVEKLKVRESQQTDFQDMLFHELRNQLVIIGGYSERIAGNHLMTPEKYRHCAGVIKECSHSLNSITEEMLLLARLETGDYLLPEQDISLAETVRQVISILSRQADEKGVLIHFELAGNLPTLRLNPTAVKVVVSNLLENAIKYSPEGSGVAVRVEFKKGVEASVQVEDRGPGIPASEREKIFDKFYRGKNVRAGTKGTGLGLYISKTLIESMGGAIFLENNPEVGTCFTVVFYPPSSPLLP